The DNA segment CGATGACGCCGCTAGAGAAATATAAGACAAGAAATGACCGCGCTCCTATCCTCTCAAGAACGCGCGCACCAACGAATCCTAATATCAGCATATTAAACAGTAGGTGTATGATAAATCCTAGCGATATCCCATAAGACGCAGGATGGATGAGCATATACGACAACGGCTGCCATAACATATAACGGTCTAATCCCCACAACGAAAGACTCAGCAACCTTTGCGGAGCAAAAACAGGGAAATAATAGACGATAATAGGGTCGAGAAATGCCGATATTACACTTATCGCTACAGTGAAGATGATAAGCTTCTTAAGAATAGAAGGGAACGCCGCCCCCTCAAGATGATACGATCGTTGATATGTCATAGATACTCCTTCGGTAGATATACAGCTATGGTGAAGCAAAAAAGAAATTTATTCAACAATAATCAAAAACCCTTGTTTTTTATCGGAGAAGAATGTATCGTTGTAAGTCTTATAGATATCGATATCCGGAGAAAAAAGATATATTATGAAGAAAAAAACACACCCTAAGTATCAACAAGTTCTTTTCGTCGACTCTTCGACGGGATATAAGTTCCTATGCGGTACGACACTACAACCTAAAGAAAAAGAAGAATTCGAAGGCAAAGAATACCCAGTATTCCGCGTTCCTGTGTCGTCGTCGTCACACCCATTCTTCACGGGAGACCAGAAATT comes from the Waddliaceae bacterium genome and includes:
- a CDS encoding type B 50S ribosomal protein L31 — protein: MKKKTHPKYQQVLFVDSSTGYKFLCGTTLQPKEKEEFEGKEYPVFRVPVSSSSHPFFTGDQKFVDSEGRIDKFKKRYGKTSSRKKKTEEVQEEK